A genomic stretch from Frigoribacterium sp. PvP032 includes:
- a CDS encoding NAD(P)/FAD-dependent oxidoreductase — MSDDRTSDERPAGTSSAPGPSGAAQPARPHVVVVGGGFAGIATMRALKDADVDITLIDRHVYNMFQPLMYQVATGGLNAGDVTYFLRSLRSKQSNADFRHGLLTTVRADERVITLRDGEEISYDALVLANGVNTSYFGTKGAYEFAYSMYSRSQALRIRDELFTQLENAAASQGSGEVRVVIVGGGATGVEMAGALAELRDQALKDAYPEIDASSITITLVHRSGELLKPFAPRLRRYAAKVLRKRGVDLRLDTGVEEVTPDGVRTASGEFIPAELVVWATGVAAHAEVAAWGVPQTHGGRIQVNDDLTVKGLDRIWAAGDIAATDDALAQLAQPAIQGGEHIGEQIERLLAGKPSTKFKYHDKGTMATVGTNAAVVQLPNGFTMTGPVAWLLWVFVHITSLLGNGNRLSTLTHFFVRYMWALRKRAIPIVGDVRPVRPNGDRAPEKWQTEKAE; from the coding sequence ATGTCCGACGACCGCACCTCCGACGAGCGCCCTGCCGGCACCTCCAGCGCCCCCGGCCCCTCCGGCGCCGCACAGCCCGCACGGCCCCACGTCGTCGTGGTCGGCGGCGGCTTCGCCGGCATCGCCACGATGCGCGCCCTCAAGGACGCCGACGTCGACATCACGCTGATCGACCGGCACGTCTACAACATGTTCCAGCCGCTCATGTACCAGGTCGCGACCGGCGGCCTGAACGCCGGCGACGTCACGTACTTCCTCCGCAGCCTCCGCTCGAAGCAGTCGAACGCCGACTTCCGGCACGGGCTCCTCACGACCGTCCGGGCCGACGAGCGCGTCATCACGCTCCGCGACGGCGAGGAGATCTCGTACGACGCGCTCGTGCTCGCGAACGGCGTCAACACGAGCTACTTCGGTACCAAGGGCGCCTACGAGTTCGCCTACTCGATGTACTCCCGCTCGCAGGCCCTCCGCATCCGCGACGAGCTCTTCACGCAGCTCGAGAACGCGGCGGCGTCGCAGGGCAGCGGCGAGGTGCGGGTCGTCATCGTCGGCGGCGGCGCGACCGGCGTCGAGATGGCCGGAGCGCTGGCCGAGCTGCGCGACCAGGCCCTCAAGGACGCCTACCCCGAGATCGACGCCTCGAGCATCACGATCACGCTGGTGCACCGCAGCGGCGAGCTCCTCAAGCCGTTCGCGCCGCGCCTCCGTCGCTACGCCGCCAAGGTGCTGCGCAAGCGCGGCGTCGACCTGCGGCTCGACACCGGCGTCGAGGAGGTCACGCCCGACGGCGTCCGCACCGCCTCCGGCGAGTTCATCCCCGCCGAGCTCGTCGTCTGGGCGACCGGCGTCGCCGCGCACGCGGAGGTCGCCGCCTGGGGCGTGCCGCAGACCCACGGAGGCCGCATCCAGGTCAACGACGACCTCACGGTCAAGGGCCTCGACCGCATCTGGGCCGCCGGAGACATCGCCGCGACCGACGACGCCCTCGCGCAGCTGGCCCAGCCGGCCATCCAGGGCGGCGAGCACATCGGCGAGCAGATCGAGCGCCTCCTCGCCGGCAAGCCGTCCACGAAGTTCAAGTACCACGACAAGGGCACGATGGCGACGGTCGGCACGAACGCGGCCGTGGTGCAGCTGCCGAACGGCTTCACGATGACCGGGCCCGTCGCCTGGCTGCTCTGGGTCTTCGTGCACATCACGAGCCTGCTCGGCAACGGCAACCGCCTGTCGACGCTGACCCACTTCTTCGTCCGCTACATGTGGGCGCTCCGCAAGCGCGCCATCCCGATCGTCGGCGACGTGCGCCCGGTCCGCCCGAACGGCGACCGCGCTCCCGAGAAGTGGCAGACCGAGAAGGCCGAGTAG
- a CDS encoding MFS transporter yields the protein MTTSAARPATGSHQTAPPSDAPASARRWWVLVIVGLAQLVVVLDGTIVNIALPQAQAELGLSDENRQWVVTAYALAFGALLLLGGRIADFWGRKRTFIVGMVGFGAASAFGGLVSTGELLVTARALQGVFAALLAPAALAVLTTTFSRGRERNTAFAVFGAISGAGAAVGLVLGGVLTEFVSWRWCLLVNVPIVIVAIIAAALVVRESKAEGDNRLDVVGTVVVALGLASLVYGFTQAEDGWGSPVVIGFIALGAGLLALFVLVQKRSDHPLLPLGVLTNRVRGGAFLVQLIVGSVMIGALLYLTFHLQIVLGFGPLEAGLATLPMTLVIMVMAPILTKLLPVIGPRLLMIVGPIVAAAGLFWLSFITADGGYATHVLPPLIVMGVGLAGIFVPMQNLALAGVDPHEAGAASATSNAMMQIGGSIGLAVYTNLYASAVAGSTAGGLAALVDGYSAAFVAAAVAAFIAAPISFFMIRGTKEELLPSGPVVHLG from the coding sequence GTGACCACCTCAGCAGCACGGCCCGCCACCGGGTCGCACCAGACCGCACCTCCGTCCGACGCACCGGCGTCCGCCCGCCGCTGGTGGGTGCTCGTGATCGTCGGGCTCGCGCAGCTCGTCGTCGTGCTCGACGGCACCATCGTCAACATCGCCCTGCCGCAGGCCCAGGCCGAGCTCGGCCTCTCGGACGAGAACCGCCAGTGGGTCGTCACGGCCTACGCCCTCGCCTTCGGCGCGCTGCTGCTGCTCGGCGGCCGCATCGCCGACTTCTGGGGACGCAAGCGCACCTTCATCGTCGGCATGGTCGGCTTCGGCGCCGCGTCGGCCTTCGGCGGCCTCGTCTCGACCGGCGAGCTGCTCGTCACCGCCCGTGCCCTCCAGGGCGTCTTCGCCGCGCTGCTCGCCCCGGCCGCCCTCGCCGTGCTCACCACGACCTTCTCGCGCGGACGCGAGCGCAACACGGCCTTCGCCGTCTTCGGTGCCATCTCGGGTGCGGGCGCAGCCGTCGGCCTCGTGCTCGGCGGCGTGCTCACGGAGTTCGTCAGCTGGCGCTGGTGCCTCCTCGTCAACGTGCCGATCGTGATCGTCGCGATCATCGCCGCCGCGCTCGTCGTGCGCGAGAGCAAGGCCGAGGGCGACAACCGCCTCGACGTCGTCGGCACGGTCGTCGTGGCGCTCGGCCTCGCGTCGCTCGTCTACGGCTTCACCCAGGCCGAGGACGGCTGGGGCAGCCCCGTCGTCATCGGCTTCATCGCCCTCGGCGCCGGCCTGCTCGCCCTGTTCGTCCTCGTCCAGAAGCGCAGCGACCACCCCCTCCTGCCGCTCGGCGTGCTGACGAACCGCGTGCGCGGCGGGGCTTTCCTCGTGCAGCTGATCGTCGGCAGCGTCATGATCGGCGCCCTGCTCTACCTGACGTTCCACCTGCAGATCGTGCTCGGCTTCGGCCCGCTCGAGGCCGGCCTCGCGACGCTGCCGATGACGCTGGTCATCATGGTGATGGCGCCGATCCTGACGAAGCTGCTGCCGGTGATCGGTCCGCGCCTCCTCATGATCGTCGGGCCGATCGTGGCCGCCGCCGGCCTGTTCTGGCTGTCGTTCATCACGGCCGACGGCGGGTACGCGACGCACGTGCTGCCGCCGCTGATCGTCATGGGCGTGGGCCTCGCCGGCATCTTCGTGCCGATGCAGAACCTCGCGCTCGCCGGAGTCGATCCCCACGAGGCCGGCGCGGCCAGCGCCACCTCGAACGCGATGATGCAGATCGGCGGCTCGATCGGGCTCGCGGTCTACACGAACCTCTACGCGTCGGCCGTGGCCGGAAGCACGGCCGGCGGGCTCGCAGCGCTCGTCGACGGCTACTCGGCGGCGTTCGTCGCGGCCGCGGTGGCCGCGTTCATCGCCGCGCCGATCTCGTTCTTCATGATCCGCGGCACGAAGGAGGAGCTGCTCCCGAGCGGCCCCGTGGTGCACCTGGGCTGA
- a CDS encoding TetR family transcriptional regulator, giving the protein MAYDADETRRRILVAATAEFAEHGLAGARVDRIAAAAACSKERLYAHYGDKESLFTAVLNASFAHLGEAASVDFSSVEDFAVAVFDHLVDNPANQRLLAWARLEQRHDWAASFGVLESVRATSVGHLERLIGEAGEAGEADATGTPQPWSPDDLFALVLAIASAWVQLPELPDDQPRTPDVDAQRAIVRAAVTRLLA; this is encoded by the coding sequence ATGGCCTACGACGCGGACGAGACGCGCCGCCGCATCCTCGTGGCAGCCACGGCGGAGTTCGCCGAGCACGGCCTCGCCGGCGCCCGCGTCGACCGGATCGCCGCAGCCGCCGCCTGCAGCAAGGAGCGGCTCTACGCCCACTACGGCGACAAGGAGTCCCTGTTCACGGCCGTGCTCAACGCCTCCTTCGCCCATCTGGGCGAGGCCGCGTCGGTCGACTTCAGCTCCGTCGAGGACTTCGCGGTCGCCGTCTTCGACCATCTCGTCGACAACCCCGCCAACCAGCGCCTCCTCGCCTGGGCCCGGCTCGAGCAGCGGCACGACTGGGCGGCGTCGTTCGGGGTCCTCGAGAGCGTGCGCGCCACCTCCGTCGGGCACCTCGAGCGCCTGATCGGCGAGGCCGGCGAGGCCGGCGAGGCCGACGCGACGGGCACACCGCAGCCCTGGTCGCCCGACGACCTCTTCGCCCTCGTGCTGGCGATCGCGTCGGCGTGGGTACAGCTGCCGGAGCTCCCGGACGACCAGCCGCGGACGCCCGACGTCGACGCCCAGCGCGCGATCGTGCGCGCGGCCGTCACGCGCCTCCTCGCCTGA
- a CDS encoding NAD(P)-dependent oxidoreductase, translating into MTRITVVGGTGYAGSAIVAEAARRGHEVVSVSRSVPAEEARVEGVRYETGSLVDADVRARAVDGAEVVVSSLSPRGELDGRIVEVDRELAALADQHGARFVVVGGYSSLRLEEGGPRQAETGQIPPEYAGEALQMNEVLGELLGGSESLEFLFVSPAMQFGAYAPGEALGRYRVGGEVAFTDDAGVSAVSGADFALAIVDEIEKPAHRREHISVAY; encoded by the coding sequence ATGACTCGCATCACCGTCGTCGGAGGGACCGGCTACGCCGGCAGCGCGATCGTCGCCGAGGCCGCACGCCGCGGACACGAGGTCGTCTCGGTCAGCCGCAGCGTCCCCGCCGAGGAGGCCCGCGTCGAGGGCGTCCGCTACGAGACCGGCTCGCTCGTCGACGCCGATGTGCGCGCCCGCGCCGTGGACGGTGCCGAGGTCGTCGTCTCGAGCCTCTCGCCCCGCGGCGAGCTCGACGGACGCATCGTCGAGGTCGACCGCGAGCTGGCCGCCCTGGCCGATCAGCACGGCGCCCGCTTCGTCGTCGTCGGCGGCTACAGCTCGCTGCGCCTCGAGGAGGGCGGGCCGCGCCAGGCCGAGACCGGCCAGATCCCGCCGGAGTACGCCGGCGAGGCGCTCCAGATGAACGAGGTGCTGGGCGAGCTGCTCGGCGGCTCCGAGTCGCTCGAGTTCCTCTTCGTGTCGCCCGCGATGCAGTTCGGCGCCTACGCACCGGGCGAGGCGCTCGGCCGCTACCGCGTCGGCGGCGAGGTCGCGTTCACCGACGACGCCGGCGTCTCCGCCGTCAGCGGCGCGGACTTCGCGCTGGCGATCGTCGACGAGATCGAGAAGCCCGCACACCGCCGCGAGCACATCTCCGTCGCGTACTGA
- a CDS encoding FBP domain-containing protein — MLPLTASVLRASFANASRKETSDLVLPPDLDALYTGGWDSLEFLGWRDPKLPRRAYVVVPVDGEPVGLVLRQAEATTRSRAQCSWCQDVTLPAPVAFFSAKRAGAAGRNGDTVGTLVCAGFECSANAHRPPPPAYLGFDVAAAVEQRVLSLRERTAGFVRTVVDGR; from the coding sequence ATGCTGCCCCTGACCGCCTCCGTCCTCCGCGCCTCCTTCGCGAACGCCTCGCGCAAGGAGACCTCCGACCTCGTTCTCCCGCCCGACCTCGACGCCCTCTACACCGGCGGCTGGGACTCGCTCGAGTTCCTCGGCTGGCGCGACCCGAAGCTGCCCCGCCGCGCCTACGTCGTCGTGCCGGTCGACGGCGAGCCGGTCGGCCTCGTTCTGCGCCAGGCCGAGGCCACGACCCGGTCCCGCGCCCAGTGCAGCTGGTGCCAGGACGTGACCCTGCCCGCGCCTGTCGCCTTCTTCAGCGCGAAGCGGGCCGGTGCCGCCGGACGCAACGGCGACACGGTCGGCACGCTCGTCTGCGCCGGCTTCGAGTGCAGCGCGAACGCCCACCGACCGCCGCCGCCCGCGTACCTCGGCTTCGACGTCGCGGCGGCCGTCGAGCAGAGGGTGCTCAGCCTGCGCGAGCGGACGGCCGGCTTCGTGCGGACCGTGGTCGACGGCCGCTGA
- a CDS encoding SDR family NAD(P)-dependent oxidoreductase, producing the protein MSVTLPAPGRLDDRAVVVTGASSGIGREAARALSDLGATVAVVGRNADRTRAVADEVGGTAYLADFADLASVRSLADQLLADLPRIHVLANNAGATISERQRTSDGFELTFQGNHLAPFLLTSLLLPRMVETAADHAPGTVRVIQTSSAGNLFGRVDLADLDGDHERWYGGFRAYGTSKLLNILFTRELARRLGSTGVDAFAFHPGFVASGFGGNGPVATFAKRAAVSTEQGAEPLVRLAAAATVPAPSGNYFDRLKAPGRVAAQAGDRDLMRGLWERSASLLGIPSDPLA; encoded by the coding sequence ATGTCCGTCACCCTCCCTGCCCCTGGCCGCCTCGACGACCGTGCCGTCGTCGTCACCGGAGCGAGCTCCGGGATCGGCCGCGAGGCCGCCCGGGCGCTGTCGGACCTCGGTGCCACCGTCGCGGTCGTCGGCCGCAACGCCGACCGCACCCGCGCCGTCGCCGACGAGGTCGGCGGCACCGCCTACCTCGCCGACTTCGCCGACCTGGCGTCGGTGCGCTCGCTCGCCGATCAGCTGCTCGCCGACCTGCCGCGCATCCACGTGCTCGCCAACAACGCCGGCGCCACGATCTCGGAGCGTCAGCGCACCTCCGACGGGTTCGAGCTGACGTTCCAGGGCAACCACCTGGCGCCTTTCCTGCTGACCTCGCTGCTGCTGCCCCGGATGGTCGAGACCGCGGCCGATCACGCGCCCGGGACCGTGCGCGTGATCCAGACCTCGAGCGCGGGCAACCTGTTCGGCCGGGTCGACCTGGCCGACCTCGACGGCGACCACGAGCGCTGGTACGGCGGATTCCGCGCCTACGGCACCTCGAAGCTGCTCAACATCCTCTTCACGCGCGAGCTCGCCCGCCGCCTCGGCAGCACGGGAGTCGACGCGTTCGCGTTCCACCCCGGCTTCGTCGCGTCGGGCTTCGGCGGCAACGGGCCCGTCGCGACCTTCGCCAAGCGCGCGGCCGTGTCAACCGAGCAGGGGGCCGAGCCGCTGGTGCGACTGGCCGCCGCGGCGACGGTGCCTGCCCCGAGCGGCAACTACTTCGACCGCCTCAAGGCCCCGGGTCGGGTGGCGGCGCAGGCCGGCGACCGCGACCTGATGCGCGGCCTCTGGGAGCGGAGCGCCTCGCTGCTCGGCATCCCCTCCGACCCGCTCGCCTGA
- a CDS encoding dienelactone hydrolase family protein, with protein MTEVVLFHHAQGLTRGVVAFADALRAAGHVVHTPDLYEGRTFDSIDEGLEFVHGIGVGEIAARGVRSAADFDADVVYAGFSLGVLPAQHLAQSRPGARGALFFHACVPAAEFGTWPAGLALQVHGMEHDPFFADEGDLDAARELVAQLRADDPAADAELFVYPGSEHLFADSSLAAYQPEAAALLTERTLAFLARH; from the coding sequence GTGACCGAGGTCGTCCTGTTCCACCACGCCCAGGGTCTGACCCGCGGGGTCGTCGCCTTCGCCGACGCGCTGCGGGCCGCCGGCCACGTCGTGCACACGCCCGACCTGTACGAGGGCCGCACCTTCGACTCGATCGACGAGGGGCTCGAGTTCGTGCACGGCATCGGCGTCGGCGAGATCGCCGCCCGCGGCGTCCGCTCGGCTGCCGACTTCGACGCCGACGTCGTCTACGCCGGCTTCTCGCTGGGCGTGCTGCCCGCGCAGCACCTCGCCCAGTCGCGTCCCGGCGCCCGCGGCGCCCTGTTCTTCCACGCCTGCGTGCCCGCCGCTGAGTTCGGCACCTGGCCGGCCGGGCTTGCCCTGCAGGTGCACGGCATGGAGCACGACCCGTTCTTCGCCGACGAGGGCGACCTCGACGCCGCCCGCGAGCTCGTCGCACAGCTGCGTGCGGACGACCCTGCCGCCGACGCCGAGCTGTTCGTCTACCCGGGCAGCGAGCACCTCTTCGCCGACTCGTCGCTGGCCGCGTACCAGCCGGAGGCGGCAGCGCTCCTGACGGAGCGGACGCTGGCGTTCCTCGCGCGGCACTAG
- a CDS encoding helix-turn-helix domain-containing protein — protein sequence MVTVTAPAPDAAPPALDPYAAGCPSRRLLDRIGDRWTVLIVGALGTGPLRFSDIRRRVEGISQKMLTQTLRGLERDGLVTRTVFAEVPPRVVYELTEAGETLRTPLRALEEWSIAHFGQVSGAWAEYDERVTDVRGGDVRVGDAGVGGVEG from the coding sequence TTGGTAACCGTTACGGCTCCGGCTCCCGACGCCGCGCCTCCTGCGCTCGATCCCTACGCAGCCGGCTGCCCGTCGCGCCGCCTCCTCGACCGGATCGGCGACCGCTGGACGGTGCTGATCGTCGGTGCGCTCGGCACGGGTCCACTCCGTTTCTCCGACATCCGCCGACGCGTCGAGGGCATCTCGCAGAAGATGCTGACGCAGACCCTGCGCGGGCTCGAACGCGACGGCCTCGTCACGCGGACCGTCTTCGCCGAGGTGCCGCCACGCGTCGTCTACGAGTTGACGGAGGCGGGCGAGACGCTCCGCACACCGCTGCGCGCCCTCGAGGAGTGGTCGATCGCGCACTTCGGGCAGGTCTCCGGCGCGTGGGCCGAGTACGACGAGAGGGTCACCGACGTGAGGGGCGGCGACGTGAGGGTCGGGGACGCGGGGGTCGGCGGCGTCGAGGGCTGA
- a CDS encoding NAD-dependent epimerase/dehydratase family protein, translating into MRKVLVLGGTGWLGHEIARQAVADGADVTCLARGSEGGAPEGATLVAADRTRPGAYDEVVGVDHEWDEVVELATPPDLVEGALDALAASARHWTLISSVSVYARDDEPGADESAELVAVDERPDPDDAAPDLYAQQKAWAERASAARLGDRLLVVRPSLVVGPGDPSDRFGHRPARMLRGGRVLVPATEGRWAQLIDVADLAAWVVLAGRERLLGAFTAAGEPAPLAEVLEEARVAAGTDPELVPVDDAWLLERDVRWWAGPRSLPLWLPLEASGFARRSTAAFRAAGGTTRPLAETTARVRDDELARGVDRPRRAGLSPDEEAALLQELAR; encoded by the coding sequence GTGCGCAAGGTGCTGGTGCTCGGCGGGACGGGGTGGCTCGGCCACGAGATCGCGCGGCAGGCGGTGGCCGACGGAGCCGACGTCACCTGCCTCGCCCGAGGCAGCGAAGGAGGCGCCCCCGAGGGAGCGACGCTGGTCGCGGCCGACCGCACCCGCCCCGGCGCCTACGACGAGGTGGTCGGCGTCGACCACGAGTGGGACGAGGTCGTCGAGCTCGCCACCCCGCCCGACCTGGTCGAGGGGGCGCTCGACGCCCTCGCCGCAAGCGCCCGCCATTGGACCCTGATCTCGTCCGTGTCGGTCTACGCCCGCGACGACGAGCCCGGCGCGGACGAGTCCGCCGAGCTCGTCGCCGTCGACGAGCGCCCCGATCCCGACGACGCCGCTCCCGACCTCTACGCGCAGCAGAAGGCGTGGGCAGAGCGCGCCTCCGCCGCCCGGCTAGGCGACCGCCTCCTCGTCGTGCGCCCCTCGCTCGTCGTGGGGCCCGGCGATCCGAGCGACCGCTTCGGCCACCGGCCGGCACGGATGCTGCGCGGTGGCCGCGTGCTCGTGCCCGCGACCGAGGGTCGCTGGGCGCAGCTGATCGACGTGGCCGACCTCGCGGCGTGGGTTGTCCTGGCGGGTCGCGAGCGCCTCCTCGGGGCGTTCACCGCTGCGGGTGAGCCCGCCCCCCTGGCCGAGGTGCTCGAGGAGGCGCGGGTCGCGGCCGGCACCGACCCCGAGCTCGTGCCGGTCGACGACGCCTGGCTGCTCGAGCGGGACGTCCGGTGGTGGGCGGGCCCCCGGTCGCTGCCGCTCTGGCTGCCGCTCGAGGCGTCCGGGTTCGCGCGGCGCAGCACCGCCGCGTTCCGTGCCGCGGGCGGCACGACCCGCCCGCTCGCCGAGACGACGGCTCGCGTGCGCGACGACGAGCTGGCCCGCGGCGTCGACCGTCCCCGCCGTGCCGGCCTCTCCCCCGACGAGGAGGCGGCGCTGCTGCAGGAGCTCGCCCGCTGA